One window of the Rufibacter radiotolerans genome contains the following:
- a CDS encoding BamA/TamA family outer membrane protein has protein sequence MKQFLPLWVILLIFCSCALIPVSGRAQLPALPAATPSYTVLLAGRWAPGQNTAAPLPLLQAQLRQAGEKSAVVFIGNPFQPAALPGVSAPNRKELEAQLQTQLNYLQGYPGKIILMPGEHDAKGRVVPEVRNQERYISQYLKNEKLFLPENHCPGPAEVSLTDDVHLLLLDTQWLIPNRRIDEEEEQRGCPTTGGTATLAALDDILRSNEEKNLLVVMSVSPEMKNLEHRLMLRQLAHMYSQHPGIIHAEGNGAAISHRLKDSTHYVTTGLGFSKVKPPKEAPALFSQATAGFAKILYFPNGETWLEIWTAPDAQSAQGQVAYRALLSRKPTLAQVTERVKNMNLSFAGQTASLPASQVYKASGFREWLLGANYRQEWQTPVKLPVFDIGTQNGGLKVVQRGGGFQTVSLRLEDSTGRQYVLRSVEKYPDDALPRILRETIAADVVKDQISASHPYGALVVPTLSDAAGIYHTNPQYFIIPDDPRFGRYLKGFANTIGLFEERADEDMSDLASFGNSKNVVSSEKVLENLQEDQDDQVDQLSVLRSRLLDFFIADWDRHDDQWRWGEYEKEGKGKLYKAIPRDRDQAFFVNQGVIPNIASRRWILPKVQGFDESLRDIKGFNFNNRYFDRYFLTSLDRAQWMAMADSVRAGLTDEAIEKAVRQLPPEIQAISGERLANTLKARRAYLKRDAEDYYEFLAQKVDVVGTDKPERFEVQREPGGATLVTMYKKNGNQQQQLYRRRFLPEDTREIRLYGLGGEDEFTVQGKATDGIRLRIIGGDGKDLITDSSAVGGLRRFTYVYDTPEDNQLQLGPEARNFTRLRPTPTYDRKAFKYNYLGPLGSFEYNRDDGFLLGAGVLLRTQGFHKNPYGMQQRLVGSYAFNTQSFLVDYAAHFPQLRMGLDLKLDVNWKSPGYSENFFGLSNESAYNPDIDIDYYRFRSAQFYTNVLVGRKLGEYDSFFAGPVYQTVNIERTPGRLLPTLVQTSDRLAGYYEPKAYAGAHLEYILDSRDLPALPAKGVFWRVGADMLKGTNQQSNDVARVNSEFSLYKTVRIPFKLTLATRFGAGHTFGDDFEFFQAQNLDGPTTLRGYRRNRFSGQTMAYNNTEARLRLFSFTTYLFPASLGVFGFHDIGRVWVEDEDSNKWHKGYGGGLWLSPLNQIVISVGYAKSVEDNLLLIRAGFQF, from the coding sequence ATGAAACAATTTTTACCCCTCTGGGTAATCCTGCTTATCTTCTGCTCTTGTGCGCTTATCCCGGTTTCTGGCCGGGCACAACTTCCGGCATTGCCTGCGGCTACCCCTTCTTACACAGTACTATTGGCCGGCCGGTGGGCCCCAGGCCAGAACACGGCTGCTCCGCTGCCCCTGCTGCAGGCGCAGCTTCGGCAGGCCGGGGAGAAAAGCGCCGTGGTTTTTATTGGCAATCCGTTTCAGCCCGCCGCCCTTCCCGGCGTTTCTGCCCCCAACCGAAAAGAACTGGAAGCCCAACTACAGACCCAACTCAACTACCTGCAAGGCTACCCCGGCAAGATCATTCTCATGCCCGGCGAGCATGACGCCAAGGGCCGCGTGGTACCCGAGGTCAGAAACCAGGAGCGCTACATTTCCCAGTACCTGAAAAACGAGAAACTGTTTCTCCCGGAAAACCATTGCCCCGGCCCCGCCGAAGTTTCCCTCACCGATGACGTGCACCTGCTCTTGCTGGACACCCAGTGGCTGATCCCGAACCGCCGCATAGACGAGGAAGAAGAGCAACGGGGTTGCCCCACCACCGGCGGTACCGCCACTCTGGCCGCGCTGGATGACATTCTACGCAGCAATGAAGAGAAAAACCTGCTGGTGGTCATGAGCGTGTCACCGGAAATGAAGAACCTGGAGCACCGCCTCATGCTTCGGCAGTTGGCACATATGTACTCCCAGCACCCGGGCATCATTCACGCCGAAGGCAATGGCGCCGCCATCAGCCACCGTCTGAAAGACAGCACCCATTACGTAACCACAGGCCTGGGCTTTTCTAAGGTGAAACCGCCTAAAGAGGCCCCTGCCCTTTTCTCCCAGGCAACGGCCGGTTTTGCCAAAATCCTCTACTTCCCTAACGGCGAAACCTGGCTGGAAATCTGGACCGCGCCTGACGCGCAAAGTGCCCAGGGCCAGGTAGCCTACCGCGCCTTGCTTTCGCGCAAGCCCACACTGGCCCAGGTAACGGAGCGCGTGAAAAACATGAACCTGAGCTTTGCCGGCCAAACCGCCTCTTTGCCCGCCAGCCAGGTCTACAAAGCCAGCGGGTTTAGGGAATGGTTGCTAGGCGCCAACTACCGGCAAGAATGGCAGACCCCGGTAAAACTGCCGGTGTTTGATATCGGCACCCAGAACGGCGGCCTTAAAGTGGTACAGCGCGGTGGCGGGTTCCAGACGGTGTCGCTGCGGCTGGAAGACAGTACCGGCCGCCAGTACGTGCTTCGATCAGTGGAGAAATACCCAGATGATGCCCTGCCCCGCATTCTGCGCGAAACCATTGCCGCCGATGTGGTAAAAGACCAGATCTCCGCGTCACACCCCTACGGTGCCCTGGTGGTACCTACTCTTTCTGATGCCGCCGGCATTTACCATACCAATCCCCAATACTTTATCATTCCAGACGACCCTCGTTTTGGCCGCTATCTCAAAGGGTTTGCCAATACCATTGGCCTTTTTGAGGAGCGCGCCGATGAGGATATGTCTGACCTGGCCAGCTTTGGCAACTCCAAGAACGTGGTGAGTTCAGAGAAGGTACTGGAGAACCTGCAGGAAGACCAGGATGACCAGGTAGACCAGCTCAGCGTGCTGCGGTCCCGCCTCCTGGACTTCTTCATTGCCGACTGGGACCGCCATGATGACCAGTGGCGCTGGGGCGAGTATGAGAAAGAAGGCAAGGGAAAACTTTACAAGGCCATTCCCAGAGACCGTGACCAGGCCTTCTTCGTGAACCAAGGCGTTATCCCCAACATTGCCAGCCGGCGCTGGATTCTACCCAAGGTGCAGGGGTTTGACGAAAGCCTGCGCGACATCAAAGGCTTCAACTTCAACAACCGCTACTTTGACCGTTACTTCCTTACCTCTCTGGACCGCGCCCAATGGATGGCCATGGCAGATTCTGTGAGAGCCGGTTTAACCGATGAAGCTATTGAAAAGGCCGTACGTCAATTGCCTCCGGAAATACAGGCTATCTCTGGGGAGCGTCTGGCCAATACCCTCAAAGCCCGCCGTGCTTACCTCAAGCGGGACGCCGAGGATTACTATGAGTTCCTGGCCCAGAAAGTAGACGTGGTAGGTACTGATAAGCCCGAACGATTTGAGGTGCAGCGTGAACCGGGCGGCGCCACCCTGGTGACCATGTACAAGAAAAACGGCAACCAGCAGCAGCAACTCTACCGCCGCCGTTTCTTACCGGAAGACACCCGCGAGATAAGGCTGTACGGCCTGGGCGGCGAAGATGAGTTCACGGTACAAGGCAAAGCCACTGACGGCATCCGGCTCCGGATTATTGGCGGCGATGGCAAAGACTTAATCACAGACAGCTCTGCCGTGGGAGGCCTACGCCGCTTTACCTATGTGTATGACACACCGGAGGACAACCAGCTGCAACTAGGCCCAGAGGCCCGTAATTTTACGCGCCTGCGCCCTACGCCCACCTATGACCGCAAGGCTTTCAAATACAATTACCTGGGGCCCCTGGGGTCTTTTGAGTATAACCGAGATGACGGCTTCCTGCTAGGCGCGGGCGTGCTTTTAAGAACGCAGGGGTTCCACAAAAACCCGTACGGCATGCAGCAGCGGCTGGTAGGCAGTTACGCCTTTAACACCCAGTCTTTCCTGGTAGACTATGCCGCCCATTTCCCGCAGTTGCGCATGGGCCTTGATTTGAAGCTGGACGTGAACTGGAAGAGCCCCGGCTATTCAGAGAATTTCTTCGGATTGAGCAATGAGAGTGCCTATAACCCAGACATTGACATTGACTATTATCGCTTCCGATCAGCGCAGTTCTACACCAATGTGTTGGTGGGCAGAAAGCTGGGCGAGTATGATTCCTTTTTTGCGGGACCGGTTTACCAGACAGTGAACATTGAGCGCACTCCGGGCAGGCTTCTGCCAACGCTTGTACAAACCTCAGACCGCCTGGCGGGCTATTATGAGCCCAAGGCCTACGCCGGAGCACATCTGGAGTATATCCTGGATTCCCGTGACCTGCCAGCCTTACCGGCCAAAGGGGTCTTCTGGCGCGTAGGCGCAGATATGCTCAAAGGCACCAATCAACAGTCAAATGACGTGGCGCGGGTAAACTCAGAGTTCTCATTGTATAAAACCGTAAGAATTCCCTTCAAGCTCACGTTGGCTACCCGCTTTGGCGCCGGCCACACATTTGGAGATGATTTTGAGTTTTTCCAAGCCCAGAACCTGGACGGCCCCACCACTTTGCGCGGGTACCGGCGCAATAGGTTCAGCGGGCAGACCATGGCCTACAACAACACGGAGGCCCGCCTGCGGCTGTTCAGCTTTACCACCTATCTGTTTCCGGCGTCTCTGGGCGTGTTCGGGTTTCATGACATAGGCCGGGTGTGGGTTGAAGACGAAGATTCCAACAAGTGGCACAAAGGCTACGGCGGCGGCCTTTGGCTCTCGCCGCTGAACCAGATTGTGATCTCGGTGGGCTACGCCAAATCAGTGGAAGATAACCTGCTGCTCATACGGGCTGGGTTCCAGTTCTAA
- a CDS encoding very short patch repair endonuclease, with product MPKHKKKYAVAPSAPLTAQERVSRYMRGNKGKHTQPELLLRRALWQNGLRGYRLHWKQLPGKPDVCYPGRRLAIFVHGCFWHRCPHCQPALPKTNVEFWTEKFTRNQQRDRQHREKLKAAGWQVLVIWACQLQQDLEGCLLTVKALHAGVPESYWLEAA from the coding sequence ATGCCAAAACACAAGAAGAAATACGCCGTTGCCCCATCTGCCCCGCTCACTGCCCAGGAGCGGGTGAGCCGCTACATGCGCGGCAACAAAGGCAAGCATACCCAACCAGAACTACTGCTCCGTCGGGCCCTTTGGCAGAACGGGTTGCGGGGCTACCGGCTTCACTGGAAACAGTTGCCGGGCAAGCCCGATGTCTGTTACCCCGGCCGGCGCCTGGCTATTTTTGTGCACGGCTGCTTCTGGCACCGCTGCCCCCATTGCCAACCGGCCCTGCCTAAAACCAACGTAGAATTCTGGACCGAGAAATTCACGCGCAACCAGCAACGAGACCGCCAGCACCGCGAGAAGTTGAAGGCCGCAGGCTGGCAGGTACTGGTGATCTGGGCCTGCCAATTGCAACAAGATTTGGAAGGGTGTTTGCTAACCGTTAAGGCGCTGCACGCGGGGGTGCCGGAGAGTTATTGGCTGGAGGCGGCGTAG
- a CDS encoding DsbA family oxidoreductase, which translates to MPKITVYSDYVCPYCFLAEQEIVKAQQLLGQEIEIDWKPFELRAYPTPTLKPEDDYLKTTWRDSVYPMAKELGIDITLPTVSPQPYTHLAFEGFQYAQEQGQGAAYTHRMFTAFFQESQDIGDIGVLTKLAGEIGLDTKAFEEAVTSRRYKEAHEKALREATQEMQIQAVPTMIIGNRIARGMLRAEDLVRVLQTTE; encoded by the coding sequence GTGCCTAAAATAACCGTGTACTCAGATTACGTTTGCCCTTACTGCTTTCTAGCTGAGCAGGAGATAGTGAAGGCGCAGCAACTCCTGGGGCAGGAAATTGAAATTGACTGGAAACCGTTTGAGTTGCGGGCGTACCCCACACCTACCTTAAAGCCCGAAGATGATTACCTTAAAACCACCTGGCGAGATTCGGTGTACCCCATGGCGAAAGAGCTGGGAATTGACATCACCCTGCCTACCGTTTCGCCGCAGCCCTACACCCACCTGGCGTTTGAGGGGTTTCAGTATGCCCAGGAACAAGGCCAAGGCGCCGCGTACACCCACCGCATGTTTACCGCCTTCTTCCAGGAAAGCCAGGACATTGGAGATATAGGGGTTTTGACAAAACTAGCAGGTGAAATTGGTTTAGACACGAAGGCGTTTGAGGAGGCGGTAACCTCCAGGCGCTACAAAGAGGCGCATGAAAAAGCCTTAAGAGAAGCTACCCAGGAAATGCAGATACAGGCAGTGCCCACCATGATCATTGGCAACCGAATAGCCCGGGGAATGTTGCGGGCCGAAGACCTGGTGCGGGTGTTACAGACCACTGAATAG
- a CDS encoding 2-oxoglutarate dehydrogenase E1 component, with amino-acid sequence MDKYSYIANAHGTYIDELYKQYQQDPSSVDFGWQKFFEGFDFSQTYPGENGETGVAAKPSAPAGAGASVIEVEKEIQVRNLIYAYRSRGHLRSNTNPVRPRKDRKALLDLPDFGLSEADLDTKFQSGAELGLGNATLRDILATLKKVYERTIGFEYRYIRDPKVLDWFKEKIEKESVNFKPSIDTKKRILSKLNEAVVFENFLHTKFLGQKRFSLEGGETTIPALDAIIDKGSELGVQEVVIGMAHRGRLNVLANIMGKTYEQIFSEFEGTAVPDLTMGDGDVKYHMGFSSEVDTPSGHKVNLKLAPNPSHLEAVNPVVEGFVRAKLDTMYGRDTNKILPILIHGDAAVAGQGIGYEVTQMAKLEGYGTGGTIHFVINNQVGFTTDFEDARSSIYCTDLAKIIDAPVIHVNGDDPEAVVFAVRLATEYRQKFHNDVFIDMVCYRRHGHNEADEPKFTQPQLYNLISKHANPREIYTQMLVSRGELEAKVAEEMDKEFRQMLQDRLDMVKQKPLPYNYQVLEKEWQELRRSTPEDFNQSPETGIPVGAIEAVGKALTTLPDNFKPLKQIEKLVKERQDMFFTNKVLNWAAAELLAYGSILQEGKIVRMSGQDVQRGTFSHRHAVLRDANTNAPYTNLDHIQENQHELQIYNSLLSEYGVLGYEFGYAMANPNALVVWEAQFGDFANGAQVMIDQFISSTESKWQRMNGVVMLLPHGYEGQGPEHSNARPERFLQLSAEYNMYVTQCTTPANFFHMLRRQLATPFRKPCIHMSPKSMLRHPSVMSPVEDFTKGSFQEVIGDGFADAKAVTKVLLCSGKVYYDLLEEQQKTNRHDVAIIRMEQLHPFPEVQLVHELDKYPNAQIYWVQEEPYNMGAWTYILSVMRHRVVDVVSRKPSSSPATGYNKIHQKEQRSIIERAFSI; translated from the coding sequence ATGGATAAATACTCATATATAGCCAACGCCCACGGAACGTACATAGACGAGCTGTACAAGCAGTACCAGCAAGATCCGTCGTCTGTAGACTTTGGCTGGCAGAAATTCTTTGAAGGATTTGACTTCTCCCAAACGTACCCCGGTGAAAACGGTGAAACCGGCGTGGCAGCCAAGCCTAGCGCTCCAGCCGGGGCCGGGGCTTCGGTCATAGAAGTAGAAAAAGAGATACAGGTTCGTAATCTTATTTACGCCTACCGCTCCCGCGGCCACCTGCGCTCCAACACCAACCCGGTACGTCCGCGCAAAGACCGGAAGGCATTGTTAGACCTCCCTGACTTCGGGCTTTCTGAGGCAGATCTGGATACCAAATTCCAAAGCGGCGCCGAGCTTGGCTTAGGTAATGCCACCCTGCGTGATATTCTGGCTACCCTTAAAAAGGTGTATGAAAGAACCATTGGGTTTGAGTACCGCTACATCCGGGACCCCAAAGTATTGGATTGGTTCAAAGAGAAGATAGAGAAAGAGTCTGTCAACTTTAAGCCTTCTATTGATACGAAGAAACGCATTCTCTCCAAGCTGAATGAAGCGGTGGTCTTTGAGAACTTCCTGCACACTAAATTCTTAGGGCAGAAACGTTTCTCTCTGGAAGGGGGCGAAACCACTATCCCGGCCCTGGACGCTATCATAGACAAAGGCTCTGAACTAGGCGTGCAGGAAGTTGTGATTGGCATGGCCCACCGCGGCCGCCTGAACGTGCTGGCCAACATCATGGGCAAAACCTATGAGCAGATCTTCTCAGAGTTTGAGGGAACCGCCGTTCCAGACTTAACTATGGGCGACGGGGATGTGAAATACCACATGGGCTTCTCCAGTGAAGTAGACACCCCGTCTGGCCATAAAGTGAACCTGAAACTGGCGCCTAACCCTTCGCATTTAGAGGCGGTGAACCCGGTGGTGGAAGGTTTCGTGCGGGCCAAACTGGACACTATGTATGGTCGTGACACCAACAAGATTCTGCCTATCCTTATCCATGGTGATGCCGCGGTGGCAGGCCAGGGTATTGGCTATGAGGTTACCCAGATGGCCAAGTTGGAAGGCTACGGCACCGGCGGTACCATCCACTTCGTGATCAACAACCAGGTAGGCTTCACCACCGACTTTGAAGACGCTCGCTCCTCTATCTATTGCACAGACCTGGCCAAGATCATTGACGCCCCGGTTATTCACGTGAACGGTGATGACCCAGAGGCGGTGGTTTTTGCCGTGCGCTTGGCAACGGAGTACCGTCAGAAATTCCATAATGATGTGTTCATTGACATGGTGTGCTACCGCCGCCATGGGCACAATGAGGCAGATGAGCCAAAATTCACGCAGCCGCAACTGTACAACCTCATTTCTAAGCACGCTAACCCCCGCGAAATCTACACCCAGATGCTGGTAAGCCGCGGGGAGTTGGAAGCTAAGGTAGCCGAGGAAATGGACAAGGAGTTCCGGCAGATGCTGCAGGACCGCCTGGACATGGTTAAGCAGAAGCCTTTGCCTTACAACTACCAGGTGCTGGAGAAAGAATGGCAGGAACTGCGCCGCTCTACCCCAGAAGACTTCAACCAGTCCCCGGAAACGGGTATTCCGGTAGGAGCTATTGAGGCAGTAGGCAAAGCGCTTACTACCCTTCCAGACAACTTTAAGCCACTCAAGCAGATTGAGAAACTGGTCAAAGAGCGCCAGGATATGTTCTTCACCAATAAGGTCTTGAACTGGGCTGCGGCTGAGTTGCTGGCCTATGGTTCTATCTTACAGGAAGGCAAAATTGTACGCATGAGCGGACAAGATGTGCAGCGCGGAACGTTCTCGCACCGCCACGCCGTCTTGCGGGATGCCAACACCAATGCCCCCTACACCAACCTGGACCACATTCAGGAGAATCAGCATGAGCTGCAGATCTATAACTCCTTGCTGTCTGAGTATGGCGTGTTAGGGTATGAGTTTGGTTACGCCATGGCCAACCCCAATGCCCTGGTGGTGTGGGAAGCCCAGTTCGGTGACTTCGCCAACGGCGCCCAGGTCATGATTGACCAGTTCATCTCTTCCACAGAGTCTAAGTGGCAGCGTATGAACGGCGTGGTGATGTTACTGCCGCACGGCTATGAAGGCCAGGGACCGGAGCACTCCAATGCCCGCCCAGAACGCTTCCTGCAGCTGTCTGCCGAGTATAACATGTACGTGACCCAGTGTACCACACCGGCAAACTTCTTCCACATGCTGCGCCGCCAGTTGGCCACGCCGTTCCGGAAGCCGTGTATCCATATGTCTCCTAAGTCTATGCTGCGCCACCCAAGTGTGATGTCGCCGGTAGAAGACTTCACCAAAGGGTCTTTCCAGGAAGTGATTGGAGACGGCTTCGCCGATGCCAAAGCCGTGACCAAAGTATTACTGTGCTCCGGGAAAGTATACTATGACCTGTTGGAGGAACAGCAGAAAACCAACCGTCATGATGTGGCCATTATCCGTATGGAGCAGCTGCATCCGTTCCCAGAGGTGCAGTTGGTACATGAACTGGACAAATACCCTAACGCGCAGATTTACTGGGTACAGGAAGAGCCTTACAACATGGGCGCCTGGACCTATATCCTGAGCGTGATGCGCCACCGTGTGGTAGATGTGGTTTCCCGTAAGCCAAGCTCCTCACCGGCTACGGGTTACAACAAAATCCACCAGAAAGAGCAGCGCAGCATCATTGAAAGAGCGTTCAGCATTTAA
- the odhB gene encoding 2-oxoglutarate dehydrogenase complex dihydrolipoyllysine-residue succinyltransferase has protein sequence MSLEVKVPVVGESITEVTIAKWLKQDGDQVAMDEVICELESDKATFELPAEAAGILRIKAQEGDTIPVGAVICSIEGGGEGVSAPQPTSVATQESITETKTVTDPQSTVAAENTPSQGIPNQPQTQPQGGAGTGQTLDVKIPTVGESITEVTIAKWLKADGDQVAMDEVLCELESDKATFELPAEAAGILRIVAQEGETVEIGATICRIEVGAGSGASAPAPQAAAPSAQPAQAASAPASGASTYASGTPSPAAGKILSEKGIAASDVPGSGRDGRITKEDAQNAQARPAAPAAQPASAEPATKEAASAPAATGDRNSRREKMSSLRKTVARRLVSVKNETAMLTTFNEVDMKPIMDIRAKYKETFKEKHEVGLGFMSFFIKACTVALKEWPAVNAQIDGTDMVFNDFCDISIAVSAPKGLVVPVIRNAESLSLDGIEKEVVRLAKRARENKLGIDEMTGGTFTITNGGVFGSMMSTPIINAPQSAILGMHNIVNRPVAINNQVEIRPMMYLALSYDHRIIDGRESVSFLVRVKELLEDPMRLLLGV, from the coding sequence ATGTCATTAGAAGTAAAAGTGCCGGTAGTAGGCGAATCCATCACAGAGGTTACCATAGCCAAATGGCTGAAGCAAGACGGCGACCAGGTAGCCATGGATGAAGTCATCTGCGAACTGGAGTCTGATAAAGCTACGTTTGAGCTGCCCGCCGAGGCGGCCGGTATCCTTAGAATCAAAGCCCAGGAAGGCGACACTATTCCGGTAGGCGCCGTGATCTGTTCTATTGAAGGCGGAGGAGAAGGCGTTTCTGCCCCTCAGCCTACTTCGGTGGCTACCCAGGAATCTATCACCGAGACTAAAACGGTAACCGATCCGCAGAGCACCGTGGCCGCTGAGAACACCCCAAGCCAGGGCATCCCGAACCAACCCCAAACACAGCCTCAGGGCGGTGCCGGAACAGGCCAAACCCTGGACGTGAAAATCCCGACCGTAGGCGAATCCATCACAGAAGTAACCATTGCCAAGTGGCTGAAAGCCGATGGTGATCAGGTAGCCATGGACGAAGTACTGTGTGAGTTGGAGTCTGACAAGGCCACGTTTGAGTTACCCGCTGAAGCTGCCGGTATCCTGCGTATTGTCGCCCAGGAAGGCGAGACCGTAGAGATTGGCGCCACTATCTGCCGCATTGAGGTAGGTGCCGGTTCCGGTGCTTCTGCTCCTGCACCGCAGGCTGCCGCTCCTTCTGCCCAACCGGCTCAGGCCGCTTCGGCTCCTGCAAGTGGGGCTTCTACCTATGCCAGCGGCACCCCGTCGCCGGCGGCTGGCAAGATCCTATCTGAGAAAGGTATTGCCGCTTCTGACGTTCCTGGTTCTGGCCGTGATGGCCGTATCACCAAAGAAGATGCCCAGAACGCGCAGGCCCGTCCGGCTGCACCAGCCGCGCAACCGGCTTCCGCTGAGCCTGCTACTAAGGAAGCTGCTTCCGCCCCGGCCGCTACCGGTGACCGCAACAGCCGCCGTGAGAAAATGAGCTCCTTGCGTAAAACCGTTGCCCGCAGACTGGTATCTGTGAAAAACGAGACAGCCATGCTGACTACCTTCAATGAGGTAGATATGAAACCGATCATGGACATCAGGGCCAAATACAAAGAGACGTTCAAAGAGAAGCACGAGGTAGGTTTGGGCTTCATGTCGTTCTTCATCAAAGCTTGTACCGTAGCCCTGAAAGAGTGGCCGGCGGTCAACGCCCAGATTGACGGCACCGACATGGTCTTCAACGATTTCTGCGATATTTCCATTGCCGTATCAGCACCTAAAGGCCTGGTGGTACCGGTAATCCGGAATGCTGAGAGCCTGAGCCTGGACGGCATTGAGAAAGAAGTGGTTCGTCTGGCCAAGCGGGCCCGCGAAAATAAACTGGGCATTGACGAGATGACCGGCGGTACGTTCACCATCACCAACGGTGGTGTGTTCGGGTCTATGATGTCCACGCCTATCATCAACGCGCCGCAGTCGGCTATCCTGGGTATGCACAACATTGTGAACCGTCCGGTAGCCATCAACAACCAGGTGGAAATCAGACCCATGATGTACCTGGCCCTGTCGTATGACCACCGTATCATTGACGGTCGTGAGTCGGTGAGCTTCCTGGTAAGAGTGAAAGAATTGCTGGAAGATCCAATGAGATTGCTTCTTGGGGTTTAA
- the lpdA gene encoding dihydrolipoyl dehydrogenase: protein MKYDVTVIGSGPGGYVAAIRCAQLGLKTAIIEKYSVLGGTCLNVGCIPSKALLDSSEHFHNAAHTFKEHGIELENLQVNLEQMITRKSGVIKSNNDGIAYLMKKNKIDVYNGLGSFVNKNTIKISGGEGGAEQQIETDKTIIATGSKPVNLPFLPVDKNRIITSTEALTLKEVPKHMIVIGGGVIGLELGSVYARLGSKVSVVEYTDAIIPTMDRALGKELQRVLKKTLGFEFFLGHKVTGAQVEGEVVKVTAETPKGQTITFEGDYCLVSVGRKPYTEGLGLENAGVQMGERGMIAVNDHLETNVPGIFAIGDVVRGAMLAHKAEEEGVLVAEYMAGQKPHINYNLIPGVVYTWPEVAGVGFTEEQLKQEGRAYKTGSFPFKASGRAKASMDTDGFVKVLADAKTDEILGVHMIGPRVADLIAEAVVAMEFRASAEDIARMSHAHPTYTEAMKEACLAATENRALHI from the coding sequence ATGAAATACGATGTAACGGTCATTGGTTCAGGTCCCGGGGGCTACGTAGCGGCCATCCGCTGCGCGCAGTTGGGTCTGAAAACAGCCATCATTGAGAAATATTCGGTATTGGGCGGTACCTGTCTGAACGTGGGCTGTATTCCGTCTAAGGCGTTGCTGGACTCTTCGGAGCACTTCCACAATGCAGCGCATACGTTCAAAGAGCACGGCATTGAGCTGGAGAACCTGCAGGTGAACCTGGAGCAGATGATTACCCGCAAAAGTGGCGTGATCAAGTCTAACAATGACGGTATTGCGTACCTCATGAAGAAGAACAAGATAGACGTGTATAACGGTCTGGGTTCTTTCGTGAACAAGAACACCATCAAGATTTCTGGTGGTGAAGGCGGCGCTGAGCAGCAGATTGAGACAGATAAAACCATCATCGCGACGGGCTCTAAGCCCGTGAACCTGCCGTTTTTGCCTGTTGATAAAAACCGCATTATTACCTCTACCGAGGCCTTGACGTTGAAAGAGGTTCCCAAGCACATGATCGTGATTGGCGGCGGCGTGATTGGTCTGGAGCTGGGGTCGGTGTATGCCCGCTTAGGATCTAAAGTATCAGTGGTGGAATATACAGATGCCATCATCCCTACCATGGACCGTGCTTTGGGCAAAGAGTTGCAGCGGGTGCTTAAGAAAACGCTGGGCTTTGAGTTCTTCCTGGGCCACAAGGTAACCGGCGCGCAGGTAGAAGGCGAGGTGGTGAAAGTGACCGCTGAGACCCCTAAAGGCCAGACCATCACGTTTGAGGGCGACTACTGCCTGGTGTCTGTCGGCCGTAAGCCGTACACCGAAGGTCTTGGCCTGGAGAACGCCGGCGTGCAAATGGGCGAGCGCGGCATGATTGCCGTGAATGACCACCTGGAAACCAACGTGCCCGGCATTTTTGCCATTGGCGATGTGGTGCGTGGCGCCATGCTGGCCCACAAAGCCGAGGAGGAAGGAGTGCTGGTAGCCGAATACATGGCCGGCCAGAAACCGCATATCAACTACAACCTGATTCCGGGCGTGGTATACACCTGGCCAGAAGTAGCGGGCGTAGGTTTTACAGAGGAGCAATTGAAGCAGGAAGGCCGCGCCTACAAAACCGGTTCGTTCCCGTTCAAAGCTTCGGGCCGCGCCAAAGCGTCTATGGACACCGATGGGTTTGTGAAAGTCTTAGCCGATGCCAAAACCGATGAGATCCTGGGCGTGCACATGATTGGGCCGCGCGTCGCGGATTTAATTGCTGAGGCCGTAGTGGCCATGGAGTTCCGGGCGTCTGCTGAGGACATTGCCCGCATGAGCCATGCGCACCCTACCTATACCGAAGCCATGAAAGAAGCCTGTCTGGCCGCCACGGAAAACCGGGCGCTGCACATCTAA